From the Lolium rigidum isolate FL_2022 chromosome 2, APGP_CSIRO_Lrig_0.1, whole genome shotgun sequence genome, one window contains:
- the LOC124688995 gene encoding uncharacterized protein LOC124688995, whose translation MVCFYFLLLVALAPLGTGWPPEMQFLFACTDGDLGRAKAVVDAMDVAERELLASLRFTDLQQALIQQQQMMEVIRVQMQSLMLTGGTGPPPPPPFTFPWS comes from the exons ATGGTGTGTTTCtatttcctcctcctcgtcgcgctCGCGCCTCTAGGTACTGGCTGGCCGCCGGAGATGCAGTTCCTCTTCGCGTGCACGGACGGCGACCTCGGCCGCGCCAAGG CCGTGGTAGATGCCATGGATGTGGCTGAGAGGGAGTTGCTTGCCTCTCTGAGGTTTACGGACTTGCAACAGGCCCTGatccagcagcagcagatgatggAGGTTATAAGAGTCCAGATGCAATCCTTGATGCTGACTGGCGGgactggtcctcctcctcctcctcctttcacCTTCCCTTGG TCATAG